Part of the Brassica oleracea var. oleracea cultivar TO1000 chromosome C8, BOL, whole genome shotgun sequence genome is shown below.
ATTACAAATTATGTTTTTCCAACACTTTTCAAAAAATTTGTTTGGTTTTGGTACATATTAGATTTAATATTGGTTTTCGGATATAATATTTTAAGAACCGTTCGAGTATATAGGCTAGATCTATAGAGTACGAGACTTTGATTTTAGGGTTGATTCCGAGTTGAGTTTTTTAGATATGAATATTATTGACTAATTATGTTAAGTAACTAATAAAAAAATATAATATATTGCACACTTTAGGAATAAAGTTTAAAAATAATTTCTGAAATTCATATGGCATAAGTGTATAATTATGTAACTTGTCATATTTAATATAATTACCAAAAATTATATTAAATTAAACTAATATTAGAAATTCTCACAAATACCATTTTCATAGTACCACTTTTCATGTTTACACTAACCATTTTTACCTTCACTTTTAATGAAAGGTAAAAGACACTTATGAGGGGTGTGATTTTTGGAATGTGAAATTTAGGATTCTAACAAATATATAAATAAATACTTAAAAAAATATATATTTTTTTAAAAAATAGTTTCAAACGTAATTTTCGATTTTCAAAAAGAAATTTTGAAAAAAATTCAAAAAAAAAATTATAAAAAAGTTTGAATTTGAAAAATTATAATTCGAAAACATATATTTTTTAATAATGATTTATCATATATATAGAAAACAAGGATATAAGAGTCTTTTGCCACTTAATGAAGAATGTATTTTTGAAAATGTCTCTTTAATGGTAGTAAATATGAAAAGTGGTACCATGAAATTCTCCTAATATAATTACAAAAAATAACACAAATATAAAAATTAAATTTCTCAAAAAAATTAAAAAAAAATATATACCTGCCTTTTCAAGGGCGAGTCAGAATCTAGTATCGTGTTTAAAATGCTACTCCCTCCGTTTCATATTGTAAATAGTTTTAGGAAAATTTTTTTGTTTCAAAATGTAAGTAGTTTTCGTATTTCTACGTAATTTTTACATTTATTGAATACAGTGTAACCAATCAAATTAAATAGACTTATTTTTTATTGGTTAAATTATATCTAACATATTTATTATAAAATACTTTTTAAAAACATAATAATTTTCTTAATCTTCGTGCTTTTAGCCAAAACTACGTATATTATGAAACAGAGGGAGTATATTATAAACTTTAGAGCATTTTCAAAAAAACTATCTATTTTAGAGTTTTCAAAACTCTATATTTGAAGTTTCAAGGTGTTCTTCTCCAAAAGAAAAACTTCAAATTTAACTTCAAAATCATTTGTAGTTTACACTATGGTTTTTATATTTGTCTTAATTAATATAAATCCATAAAACTTTTATAAATAATAAGCACATATAAAAAAATACTAAAGTAATATTAATTAATAAAATCTTACACTAAACTATAAAATTATAAATAAAAATAGATAATTAAATATTAAACTACAAGCAAAATACCACATTATTCCATAAAATTATTTATGTAATGCTTCATCTTCGGTTACACAAAATTTGTTTGGACAATATTTTAGAGATTTTGGAGGTTCCAGAGCAAATTTACTAGACTATTAAAATTCTTGCAATATATAAATTTGTGTAATAATTATATCTTCATGTATTTTCTTAAAATATTTTTATTAAGTTTCTTTTGTAATATTCTTGTTGTCTAATTCTAGTTTTAAAATACTATAAATCTTATTTAAAAAAATTCATTTAATTTTATGTGTAAAATTTGTATTTGTAAAAACAAAATTAAAATATTTATGATATACAAAAGTTTTAAGGATTAAAAAAATAAATTAAAAATAATTAATAATCATAAATCTGATGTTTAATTAATTATAAGGACCAAAATGCAAATAAAAAGAAAAAACTTCAAAAGTACGAAGTTTCACTATTTAAAACTCCAAATTTGAAGTTTCTTTTTGGAGAGCAAAAAGCTTTATATTTGAAGTTATATAGTTTCTTTTGAAGATTCTCTTGAACTGATAAAAATTCTTCCTAAACCTTATGGTATTTTGAATTTTTTGTTTTTGCATGGTAATCTTTTTTTTTTGCTAAAATTTGCATGGTAATCTTATAAAATAAAACTCTAGATGTGGTATTTTAAAAAATGCTCTTGTGTCTATCTATGTATATGATAGCTATATATATATATATATATATCGAATACAATATTTGGTATCCTTTTTGTGTTGTGTTGATTCCAAGTTCCTTTTGTTTTGTATTATTGATATGTATCACAAGTTGCAAATTGCGAAGACAACAATAGAGTCAGCCCTTTGTTATTGATGAATCTTACATCACTTTAGCGAATCTAACTTGACCTTGATCTGGTCCTTTATATACTTATATTCCCCATCATATATACAGTTTTATTTTATTTTGCGCTCATCAGACTATAGCATTGATCAGTAACATTAGATTGATATACAATGTCGACCTCCCCCCCCCCCTCTTTTTAAACCTCCATATAAACATCATTTTTGTCGTTGTTTCTTCAGTGTTTTGTTGTTTATAAACTAAACACGTCAAAATTTTATTTTGTTTTACATCAATGATCCTACTTATATATGTCAGTCTCTTAACAATGATTTTCAGCTGATACGACTTAAGAATTATATTGAAACATGAGACATGCATGGTGTCTACGAACGTGAGAAAACACGTACTGCCTAAATATAACGAACGTGACAAAAACAGAATAGACAACACATACATAACATTTAAATTATGATTTTTAAAAGTATAATCTCATTTTTGAACACAAAAAGTATAATCTCATATATGCAATATTCTGTTCTGATGGAACTATACCGAACTAAACATAACAAACTTCACAACGAGCAAAAGGTTATTCTCTACAATGTTCTAGGACGAAAAGTCATTTGCAAATACTTTGGAAAACAAATTGCATATTATCTGCCTCGAAAATATTCATTGACTTTAGTGTGGGCACGCAATATGTCCCTCACGGGAATGATTTCGAGGATTCTACTTCAATTGATACGATTACCACTTTTGGCAGCGTACGTCCCGCGTAACCTTTTGGAGAGTATTCTCACTATTTTAGAAAAAAATCATAACTAGACACAAAACTAGTCCAACTTAACAGAGAGATAATTATATTCCCTCTTTGATGCCTGACTAGATCGAAAAGGCCCATCAAACAAGCAATGAATTCCACAAGCAGTTAGGCTAAGTTCGAAGTCAAAACGTACCTCGACAACCACACATAGTGTGGGTTCAACAGTATGACACTATCGGCATAGAGAGTTATTCTTGAGGTATAACCTCATAGAAAATGCATCACACACATTGATATTGAATACAAACCACTTTCTAACCAAGTCATAACTAAATAAAATATTGACATTCAACTATAAATTTTACAAAAGCTAATATACACATATTTTTAAAATTGTAAAACAAATTTGTTAATTTTTAAAATAAAGTTATCTTTAGCTCCCAAAGTTTTAAAACGGATCCTGTTTCGAATCACATACTTTAATATTACGAGATTTCCGATCTACTACGTGTCTTTTTATTCTCGATTTAAAATTTAGTAAACTATAAATTTCAACTTATATAAAAGACAGATCACAGATGTAGTCAAAGTTTTCAACTATAAATATGAAGACACGACTGTTAATAAGAGTCGCATAAAACAACTGTGAAATCTTCACGTGTCTTCTCTTATGTTTCATCACATGTTCTCTCCTTTCTTCGCCTCTCTCACAAAATTTAATCCTTTTTCTTTTTGGCATTCCTAGGCCCCTTTCGTAATCCATATTCCGAAAACAAACCCTTTAAATTTTGCATACATACATATCCATCTACACAACTTTAGCATGGACAAGAAGAAGATTGTTGCTGCTCCATCTTCCTCCTCTTCATCTTCTTCGTCCTTTGATCATATATTTGGTCCAAGAGTCTCTTCTTCGCCTTCTTCATCAACCACTGGATTGTTCAGTTCCATCTTCCCACGACCCTCTGAGGTACTTATTCATTTCAGGCATACATGAATCATTCTGAACTTTATGCATGTTACATATTTTTACGGGCTCTAGATTAATATACAAAATCATGCTGATCTACTCTCTAATTAAATTTCTTTTGCTGTGGACTAGAAGGGGATGTGGGGGAGGCAAATGGACTTTGCAAGTCAAGGTGGACATGCGAAGTATCAATCTCCAAGTAATTTATCATTTCATGATTTTTTTTTTGGTAAAATATAATTACAACTAGCTAGGTTAGGTTCCTTTTTAGCTTTTTAAATTTCAAATCAAGGTTGTGTTCTCTATTACAATAATAGTTGGTTACTGTAAGCGATTCAAATAGTAAAAATATTCAACTTATACACAGTTAAAATATTATTTTAAGTATTTGTGATATATAGAATCATCTTGTTTTTGGAAAAACCTTAATGAGACAAGAGTCTATTACATATTTGACTAATTCTATTGACAGCCTAAGCTTAGCTTTTTCCCTCATACCGAAAACTTTAATACGGTTGCGGTATTAACATGTAGGTGAACGAGGAGAAAGAAGCAACAAAAAGGATAAAAAGAGTTACCATAATGAGGAAACAGAACCACCATGCAACTTGAGCTCATCCATTTACTATGGAGGCCAAGAGAACTATTCCTCTACAACGACTACCACCAAAGATACTGTAAGTCGTATTAACATTTACCTCACCTGCGTGAATGACAAAACTTATACGCTTTACATGTGTACTCTCTATACGTATTAATTTCAAGATTTTGCTTTTCTCCTTTTTATTTAACTAATTATGCAGTACAAGAAAGATGGAGATGAAGGCGATTCCAAAAGCGCATCAAGAGGAAACTGGTGGGAAGGTATCGTTTCATTCTATCCATATCTAAAGATTTAGATAATAATTTTTTTTTGGTAATCGATTATATAATAATTACTGACAAGGTTCGTTTTACATTCTCTTGCACAATTTATCAGTTTTATTTATGAAAAATAATTTATCTTGGTGCATGCAGGGTCGCTTTATTACTAACATGCACTGCATGTCATGCAATCCTGATTTCGAGCAACTGCTAAGGTACCCATATACTATATACTAAATGAAATAGATGCGCCAAAAGCATTACGTAAGAATGTAAGATCTTATGCTTTTCGTAATTTCTTTACCTAATAATAAAAAAAGAAAATCCAAATATAGTGGATACAAATATCAGCTTGTCAAATAACCCGATGTTTTTTGGGGGTAAAATGTTAAGTTAATAAATAACCCGATGTTTATACGTACTGATATATCTATGATCCAATCTTTGTTACCATTTTGCAGGGGATTAAGAGACATCATGGTCTATCTTAATATGAAATGTAATAACAAGTAAAAAGCATATAGAAACTATATACAACTCTGTTACAAAAAAACTATATATAACTACAAAATTAAAGAGTGTAGTATATATATATTGTAAAAAGAAGAGTGGCTTGTTCTTGACGTGTTGCTTTGTTTTGTTTACGGAAACCACAGGACTAAGACAAGCCTCTTTCTGATATATATATATAATAAATGGTTGTAATATTGTCTATGTGATGTGATGCTTTATGAATAATTAATTGTAATAGTACTTTATGTTTATATGGTAATGAATAAGCATATACATATTACCAGTATAAACAAGCACATGATCAATATATTTCTTGAAAAGGTCTGATAATCATTGTTTTGTTCTCCCTCCTATCCAATGTGTGATATTGTCCATACATATACACATATTCTCATCAAAGTTTGAGTGGTAATGTTTGGGCATAATTAATAATGTTTGGGCAAAGATATCATAGATATAGTTGCGTCTTTAGCGAGAAGAGCAACTGAAGATACTCAACAAGTTCCTTCTTGAAGTTTCTGATGTTCTCGCTAGACCATTGTTTCCTTTTCAATTTCAACATCCTACAAGGGTGTGTCATCCTAAAAGGAATATTAGAGTCGGACTAACTTAATATCGTAGGGGTGAGAGAGCTAAGTTAATGAGACAAGTATGAAGCTCCTCTGTTTTTGTATTTTGTTTCACTTATATATATCCGAAAGTATATGCCACACTAGACTTGATCCAGTGGCTGAGAAGCAACAACTACAGAATAAACATGACAACAACATAAAGTGCATGTAGATCAAATATATCGTCATACAGACATACATGCGAATTGCTTTTTATATAGAAACAAAATAATAAAATATGTTAAATTCAATAACATAACATAATAAAATAAAAACTCAGATTCTTCAGATTCAACCCCCGGAGATAACATACAAGCGAATTGCTTTTTATATAGAAACAAAATAATAAAATATGTTAAATTCAATAACATAACATAATAAAATAAAAACTCAGATTCTTCAGATTCAACCCCGGAGATAGTTAGCCAACGCTTTCTTTGGACCAAATCCACAACGTTCTCTAATGTTCCTCCTAGAGAGAAACGGAGCTCTTTCTCCTCCTCCTCCACTGATGGGGCTTATCAATGGCATTGGTGAGTAAGTTGGAGTCGATGCAGAGAATGATGGAGTTCTGTAAGGAGTTGATGTGCCTGAGAATGACACAGAGAACAAAGATGGAACCGAAAGTCTCTTCCTTAATGAACCTGCTGACCTACTTGATGCATCTTCTTTAGACAACAACCTCAACTTGTCTGAACAAGAATCATCATGATCTTCTTTGCTGATGTCATCCATGTACAACACTTCCTCTATGCGTACACCAATACTATAAGCTAAACTCTCTAGTACCCTTGAGTAGCTCTCAAGTATAGACTTTCCTACATCCTGCAAAAAAGTTCAAGGTTTAAAACTTACTATTGTTATGTTTTGAAGTATAGCTCTCAAATATTATTTATATTTATATCAACTTTGTATACGTTAAATATTAATTTATGTTATATTGGAACCATATATTTGCATAGGTTTTTCAAAAAAATATTATCTTATTACTTAATCTAATTGTGTCATATTTTACACTATCTCAACACAAAACGAATGAGATTTAATAATTTATCGTATTTATTAATTTACTAATATTAATTTATCGAGTTTTTACTATATGATATGAAAAACAAACCTTGTTGAACTGGATCTTGCTTGTGTCCAAAGCTGTTTGTCTAAGTCCAGGGAAACGTTGCTTGAGGCTGATCAATAAGCTTTCAGCTCTAACTGCAAATATCTGCCTCTTGTCACCATCGTTTTGATTCATCATCATCTCCCTCACTATCATCCCCCAAGTGGGTTTTGCACCCGTGGATCGATACAGTGAAATCAAATGCCTTGAATGAGCTCTTCTCCTCCAGATATACATTGATGCTTCTACTCGATTCGCCATCTCCACAACCGCATGCTCAGATGAAAGATCTATTGACTCAAGCAAGTAATCCGCTGAGAAGTTATCTGATGTGATGTTTCTATAAAGAAAATCACCAAGACATGATCTCCCGTTCTGCAGACAAAACAATGTGATTCATTTCAGACACAACTTTAGAAACTTGCCTATGAGATTTTAAAAGTTGATTATTATTAATACCTTTGGAAGAGCTTCAAGGTATGCTTGTGGAACTTCCATGTCAGCTAAAGCAATGCTGTTGATTGACATACAAGCTTTTAAGATTTGGTTAGTGAAATCTCGAGTGTGGTCTAGCTTCTTCCTGGTTTGCTCGGAGAGTCCATCTGATGGTACACGTGGCAGAGGGAGCCACCATTTGTCTCCATCTTCACGGAAAGAGTTGGACCTTGCGGATTCAGAAGCTACAACTCCTTGATCAACGTACCAGAACTCTGTTCCATCAAAGCTATCTAATATCTCCTAAAGACATCAAAGAAGAAAACTCTTTTAAGCTGAAGTTTCAAATTATTATTAGGCCATGTTCAAAATAATATTAACTGTATATCTAAAGATGCAATGAAATAGTTTTAAAAGTTAATAATTCTATATATGTTAAAACACTTTTTAAAAAATTATAAGCTCTAAATTTAGCAGTATATCTAAAAATTTAAAGTTTAGACCATAATACATATATATATATATATTTATTTTGTTAAAATTCTTATTTTTATTTTAGATTCAGGCCCTGTTAGACCGCACCATTGCACATACTATTAGATGCACAAGGAGAAAGAGATGAGGTTTCTTACAATAAGCATATTGTCTAGCTTCCTTAGAGCGG
Proteins encoded:
- the LOC106310608 gene encoding uncharacterized protein LOC106310608 isoform X1, coding for MDKKKIVAAPSSSSSSSSSFDHIFGPRVSSSPSSSTTGLFSSIFPRPSEKGMWGRQMDFASQGGHAKYQSPSERGERSNKKDKKSYHNEETEPPCNLSSSIYYGGQENYSSTTTTTKDTYKKDGDEGDSKSASRGNWWEVHAGSLYY
- the LOC106310608 gene encoding uncharacterized protein LOC106310608 isoform X3, producing the protein MDKKKIVAAPSSSSSSSSSFDHIFGPRVSSSPSSSTTGLFSSIFPRPSEKGMWGRQMDFASQGGHAKYQSPSERGERSNKKDKKSYHNEETEPPCNLSSSIYYGGQENYSSTTTTTKDTYKKDGDEGDSKSASRGNWWEGSLYY
- the LOC106310608 gene encoding uncharacterized protein LOC106310608 isoform X2; its protein translation is MDKKKIVAAPSSSSSSSSSFDHIFGPRVSSSPSSSTTGLFSSIFPRPSEGMWGRQMDFASQGGHAKYQSPSERGERSNKKDKKSYHNEETEPPCNLSSSIYYGGQENYSSTTTTTKDTYKKDGDEGDSKSASRGNWWEVHAGSLYY
- the LOC106308276 gene encoding rop guanine nucleotide exchange factor 6 is translated as MESSCIGSEGSKRYGESKRIVADSVTESTTDSSLSSSSCGAGSSSGRSVSSQSSPPTKSQLLGWPLGQGSWRKSSGKKMTKKTPTKVDTFGFKRIGTETSEVELLKERMAKLLLGEDMSGSGEGVCPALAISNAITNLYAAILGQQWRLEPLPSEKKTMWRREVEVLLSVSDHIVELVPSFQNIPNGSKIEVMNCRPRSDLSTCLPALRKLDNMLIEILDSFDGTEFWYVDQGVVASESARSNSFREDGDKWWLPLPRVPSDGLSEQTRKKLDHTRDFTNQILKACMSINSIALADMEVPQAYLEALPKNGRSCLGDFLYRNITSDNFSADYLLESIDLSSEHAVVEMANRVEASMYIWRRRAHSRHLISLYRSTGAKPTWGMIVREMMMNQNDGDKRQIFAVRAESLLISLKQRFPGLRQTALDTSKIQFNKDVGKSILESYSRVLESLAYSIGVRIEEVLYMDDISKEDHDDSCSDKLRLLSKEDASSRSAGSLRKRLSVPSLFSVSFSGTSTPYRTPSFSASTPTYSPMPLISPISGGGGERAPFLSRRNIRERCGFGPKKALANYLRG